In Candidatus Liberibacter africanus PTSAPSY, the genomic stretch AGATAAGTGTTTTACGTTCCTATGCTCGGTATCTCCGCCAGGCGGCTGTTACATGGTCACAAGACTTGATTGCGTATATTTTAAGTAAAAATCCTGCAATTAGTCAGTTACTTTTTAGTCTTTTTCGAAATCGTTTTGATCCAATTTTATCCGAGCAGGAGAGAGAGAAATCCACTAATGAAATTTTAAAAGAGATAGATTCTGCTTTATTAAAAGTTCCTAGTTTAGATGATGATACTGTATTGCGTCTTTATGTTAACTTAATTCTAGGTACCTTGCGTACTAATTACTTCCAAAAACATCAAGGTGATGTTCCGCTCGTATTTAAATTTGATTCTTCTAAAATCAATAGTATTGGGACAGATGAACTGCATAGGGAGATTTTTGTATATGGTGTTGAGGTTGAAGGTGTTCATTTAAGATATGGGAAAATAGCGCGGGGTGGTTTACGCTGGTCTGATAGGGCTGCAGATTATCGTACAGAAGTTCTCGGGTTGGTGAGGGCGCAAAAAGTTAAGAATGCGGTCATTGTTCCTGTAGGTGCCAAAGGGGGTTTTTATCCTAAAAGATTGCCATCTGAAGGATCTAGAAATGAAGTGATTAAAATAGGTAGTGACGCTTATAAGACCTATGTTCGTGCGTTGCTGTCTATAACTGATAACTTTGAAGGGAAAGAGATTGTTAATCCAGATAATACTGTTTGTATAGATGGGTACGATCCTTATTTTGTTGTTGCCGCAGATAAGGGAACGGCAACTTTTTCAGATACGGCAAATAGCTTAGCTCAAGAAACAAAATTTTGGTTAGATGATGCTTTTGCTTCTGGTGGATCAATGGGTTATGATCATAAAAAAATGGGCATTACGGCACGTGGCGCTTGGGAAACGGTAAAGAGGCATTTTCGTGAGATGGATATCGATATCCAATCTATGCCTTTTACTGTGGCAGGTGTTGGCGATATGTCAGGAGATGTATTTGGAAATGGCATGCTTTTATCTAGAAATATTAAGCTTGTCGCTGCCTTTGATCGTAGTGATATATTTATTGACCCAGATCCAGATTTGGAAACCACTTTTGATGAACGTAAGAGGCTTTTTGATTCTCCGTCTTCAAGTTGGCAGGATTTTGATAGAAAAGTCTTGTCTAAGGGTGGAATGATTATTTCGCGAAGAGAGAAAGCGGTGCAGTTGAATCCAGAAGCTGCTGCTGTCATAGGGATATCGAAAAAAATAGCTACGCCTTCTGAAATAGTGTCAGCAATTTTGATGGCTCCCGTTGATCTTTTATGGTTCGGAGGTATTGGAACTTATGTTTGTGCACCTAAAGAAAATAATGCTGATATAGGGGATAAAGCGAACAATCTTGTGCGTGTAACTGCTGATAAAGTGCGGGCAAAGGTTATAGGAGAAGGAGCTAATCTTGGGCTTACGCAGCAAGCTCGGATTGTTTATGCGTTAAATGGCGGACGTATTAATTCTGATTCTATTGATAATTCAGGTGGAGTTAATTGTTCTGATTTAGAAGTAAATATAAAGATTGCCTTAGCTTCAGCTATGCGTGATGGAAGGCTTACTTTAAAGGATCGTAATAAGCTGTTAATCTCAATGACTTCTGAAGTAGTTGAGCTTGTTTTGCGTAATAACTATTTACAATCGTTAGCTATTTCGTTGGAATCACGTAAAAGTATGGCGATGATGTGGAATTTTGCGCAGTTGATGAAGTTTTTGGAGAAGGAAGGGTCTCTGAATAGAGAAGTCGAACATTTATCAAGTGTTACGTCTTTCGAAGAGCGTGTTCGAGATGAGATTCCTTTTAGTCGTCCTGAAATTGGTATTTTACTTTCGTATGCTAAGTTGAAATTATCGGAGCAATTATTGGAATCTAATCTCATAGATGATCCATTTTTCTCTAATTTATTGTTGAGTTATTTCCCGCGACAATTGAGTCAACTGTATCCTAAAGATGTTATGAATCATCAGCTACGTAGAGCGATTATTGCAACAGTTCTAGCTAATGGAATTATCAATAAAGGTGGTTCTTGTTTTGTTGTGAGCCTAGTTAAGGAAACCAGTTCCTCCATCGAAGATGTTGTGCGTTCCGCTATCATAGCAGATGCTGGATATGAATTAGAATCCCTTTGGAAAGAAGTGGATAAGTTAGATAACCAGATTAGTGGAGAGCTCCAGAATAAGATATATGAAGAGATTAGGTTGATTTTTATTAATCTTACACGTCTTCTTATCAAAAATGGAAAGTTTATTGGAGACATTGGTAATGCAGTCAAGCGTATTGTAACGGCATTTCATCAATTGAATAGTTTGTTGCAGAAAAAGATACCTGCAGAATGGTCAGAACGCTTTAATAATAGGGTGATGAATCTCACAAACAAAGGTTTCCCAGTAGATCTTGCGAACAAGATTGTTCGTATGCAATTTTTAATGGTAGTTCCGGATTTAATTGATATATCAGAAACTTGTGATACGAGTTTATTGGTAGTTCTAGATATGTGGTCAGCTATTTCGGAAGGATTAGGAGTTGATAGATTACTATCTGTTGCTAATAATGTTAAGGTAGATGATCATTATGAGGGTCTTGCATTGTCGGCGGGTTTGGATTGGATGTATTCTGCGCGACGTGAGATGATTGCAAAAGCCATTACTACTAGCAGTTCTGTTGACACTATTATGCGAAATGAGAAATGGAAGGAAGTCAAAGATCAAGTTTTTGACATTCTTTCTTCCGAAGACGAAGTAACTGTTGCACATATAACAGTAGCAACGCATCTTTTGTCTGGTTTTCTTTTAAAAATATAATTAAGATATAATAAGTAAGTCAACAATTTCTCATCGATGTTTCAGTTATTTAAACCGCAAAGATTATTCGTTTATTGCATATTATTTTTAGAATTTTTTGTTTTTTAGGTACATATTGCCTGTGTTTTATGCGTACTTTTCCTCAAGATATACATTAAACAAACATCTTGCATATGGTGTTAGTGGGATAATCCTGTCTGAATAAAAATGATGGATGCATTGATATATATATGGAGTTATGATTTTTAATAACTGCTTTGTAATATATGATTATGAAACATTTGGCAAAAATCCTGCATTGGATCGTCCTGCGCAGTTTGCTGGTGTGCGCGTTGATCACCAATGGGAAAAGATAGAGAGTAAAGAATCATTTTTTTGCAAACCTACTGATGATTATTTGGTGGATCCAGAATCAGTGTTGATTACGGGAATTACGCCACAAAAAGCATTGCGTGATGGTATTTTAGAAGCTGAGTTTGCTCAGCGCATTCATCAATTTTTTAGTGAACCTAATACTTGTATTGTGGGTTACAACAATATTCGATTTGATGATGAATATAGTCGTAATATTTTCTATCGTAATTTTTATGACCCATATGGTTGGAGTTGGAAAAATGGAAATTCTCGATGGGATTTATTGGATGTTATACGTGCCATTCATGATTTTTCTCCGGCGGGTATTAAATGGCCTTGTAGAAATGATGGTGCTCCTAGTTTTAAGCTTCAAGATTTGGTGCTTGCAAATGGCATTGAATATGTAAATGCACATGATGCAGAGGCAGATGTTTATGCTACTCTTGCGCTTGCTAAATTAGTACGTCGCAAAAAGCCTAAATTATTTCAGTATTTGTATGATCATCGTGATAAAAATATTCTGAGAAAATTGGTTGACATTCAGAACATGGTTCCATTAGTACATGTTTCAGGGATGTTTGGAAATCTTTTGGGAAATACTGCCTTGATTGCCCCTATAGCATGGCACCCTAATTATAAGGATCAATTAATCAGCTGTAACTTAAGTGGTGATATGAGAGTATTCCAGAATTATGATAGCGATAATCTGGCAAAAAAATTATTTACAAGCCGTGATAAATCAAATAGTTCAGTTTCTATTCCTATCAAATTAGTACATCTTAATAGATGTCCGATTCTTGTTTCTGTGGATTATTTCAGTGAAAAACATTTTAAGCGTTGGGGTATTGATTATAATCGCTGTTTAGACAATTTAGAATTATTGCGGCAACAAACTGATCTGCGAGATAAAGTCAGGTCGATATTTTCCACACCTTTTTCAACATCGCAAGACGTAGATGCTCAATTATACGATGGTTTTTTTGGAGATAAAGACCGAGCAATAATGAATCGTATCCTAGACACTAAACCAAGAGAATTATCGACATTAGATGTTCAATTTATGGATCAGCGATTACATGAATTATTCTTTCGCTATAAAGCTCGTAATTACCCCGATACATTAAATAATCAAGAGAAAAAAAAATGGTTAAAGCATCGTAAAAATATTTTTACTCAGTCTCGAATTGAAGAGTATAAACATAAAATACATGATCTCAAGATCATATATAAAGGAGATGGACAAAAAGAACAATTGATGAGCTCGTTGTTAGAATACCTCCAATGGATTATTTCAAAGGATTAAATATTGATGTATGTTACTGGAAGGATATAATTTTAAAAAGTGATAAGTTGATGCCGATAATAGGGTAAAAAATCAATTTTTTGTAATTAGATGAAAGAAGATGTGTTAGGGTAGGATTAATTATTATGGGGGCAAGTATTAGATTGTAATCTTTTGATGAAAATCTTCAGGGTGTATTATTGACATACTAGAACATGATATTTACTTTAGGATTGGTATGATGATTATTAAAATTTTTATCGTATAATTGAGATGATTGTTTTGTGTCAGAAAAAGAATAAAACACTTGATTGTTCGGTGAAATATTAGCATATCTTTTTGATGGAGAGGTGGCCGAGTGGTTGAAGGCGCACCCCTGCTAAGGGTGTATATGGAAACGTATCGAGGGTTCGAATCCCTTCCTCTCCTCCAGGAATGAAACCTTCATGTATTTTTGCTTCTACAGGAATAATTTTATCCTTTGACCTAATTTTGTATACGTTGAGTCCATGGTATTATGTGTCGAAGGCTATTTTCAGGTTATAGGATAACCGTTGCTTAAGTAAAAGATGAACTGTTTTTGATTATCTTGCGCGTTTAATAGGATATTTGTTCGTGTAGACTTTAAACGGTGAATACATTTGATGTGATAAACGATACTTTTAATGACTATGGTAGTTAAGATCTTCTAATCATAATAGCTAAAACCAAAGAGGTGGGTGCGATTGCCAAACATTTTTGGGCCATTATTATGGCTATTACCACGACTGTAGTGACTATTGTGTATCACTTTCAAGTTATCAAAGAGTGGTTTAAATCGTGATACAGTCTTTATATCGCCGGAGGGAATTTAGGTTTTTACTCCGCTTTATCCCATACGTGTTTGAAACAGTAACGGAACATGTCAAGTCCAAGAAATCAATAAAACATGATAGAATGAGGATTGAATTGGCGAAAATCAATGCCAAGAGCCTAATTGCTGTTGAAGGTATTAAAGCTGACAAGCCAGTAAGATTAGCAAGGATTAAGGGGTACAACCACAAAAGTGGTGTTAAGTGGATAGATGGCTTTAACGCTCTTGTTCGACTTTTAACAACTTTGTTTTGGATTATGGATTATCCGTTATTGGTAATTTATTTAGTGAAAGAGAACTTCATTATTCAAAGTCCTCTTGCTGTCCTTACTCTACTCTTTTTGAACAAGAGATAATAGCTTGTATCCTTTTCTTCTGGTACACCGATAAAATAGTGCAAAAAAGGGGCTAATAAAAGCTCCCATTTCTGCATTACCTTTTTATTTACTTTTACTAGGAATTTTTAACACCATCACCTGCTGTATTTGTTTGGGTAGTACTATTACCTTCTGTAGTTTTATCTGCAGGATTTTCTTTATCTTCTGTAGTTTTATCTGCAGGATTTTCTTTATCTTCTGTAGTTTTATCTGCAGGATCTTTATTTTCTTCTGCAGCGTTAATTACATTATTCTCAGAATTCTTAACAATTTCTTTTACCCCCTCAAGTAATTTCTTATTAGGATCTTCCGCTTTTTTGCATGAAGTTAACCCACCAGCAATTACTAGAGCAGGTCAAATAGTTATATATTTCAATTTTGTCATTATTCGATTCCTATGTACTAATACAATAAAAAAATTGTAATAAATTGTACTAATATATTTACGGTTGTGTCAATACATTAATAGTGCAGAAGAGCCTGGGTAGCTAATCATCTTATAAATAAATATATTTTTCTCTATTCTCACGTCGGATTTTAGGTGTGAATGATAGGCGCAAAAAGCATCGTATTATCAGATATTTAAATGCTAGCGATATATATGGTAAATTGTTAGCTTGTAGGTGTGATTGATCGGGTAAAAAATAGATTTAGATCTTCTTTTTTTAAGCATACATCTGTTCAAGCGGATTAAGATCTATTCGTTCTTGTATCGGATTGTTGCAATTAGATAGTTGATTGTTCTTTGTTCGGTTCTTTTTAGAAAGAGCTGTTTTTCATTGCCTCATCTGCGATTTCAAGATTAGAGTAAACACTTTGGATATCGTCATCTTCTTCAAGGCTGTCAATCATTTTTATGATAGACTTTACTTTATCTGCATTTGATATTCGTATAAAATTTAAGGGTTTCCATATAACGTTGATGCTCTGTGCTTCACCTATTTTTTCTTCTAATTTATTAGAAGTCGATCCTATATCGTGAAAATCACAGTAAAAGATGTACTCTTGATTTTCTAGTATTACTTCGGAAGCATCCGCTTCAATGGCCGCATCCATGGCTGTATTATAATCTCCAATTGTTGAGTGGTAAATAATTTCTCCGACTTGTTCAAAGAAGCGGGTTGCAGATCCTGTAGACCCAAGAGAGCCATTGGCTTTAGTAAAAATAGATCGTATGTTAGATGCTGTACGATTGCGATTATCAGTTAAGGCCTCAATAATGATAGCAACGCCTTCAGGTCCATATCCTTCGTATCGAATATTAGTATAATTATCTAGATCGTCGCTCCCGGCTTTTTTAATGGCACGGTCGATGTTTTCTTTGGGCATTGATTGATTTTTAGCATTTTGAATAGCTAATCTTAGGCGTGGATTTTCTAATGGATTTTGTCCAGACAATTTAGCTGATACTGTTATTTCACGAGATAACTTAGAAAATATTTTTGATCGGAGAGCGTCTTTTCGTTCTTTGCGATGCATAATGTTTTTGAATTGAGAATGTCCAGCCATCAATATAATCCCTTTTTAGCCGTTTAGTTATTAAGTATGGGATGAATATTATTTGATTTATTTTTTGCTATGTCCAAAAGTTTGGACGTATTTCCTGCAGTCTAGGGCCAATGCGTATAGGGCAAATTTTTGTAGTAAGCCCAGTTACATTGGAAATATCAGCACAAATGCCACATAATGTTGAGGGTCCATTTGCAACCACAAAACGATTACGTGGAATTTGTGTGACAAAACGATTAATAGGCTCTTCTTTATCCAAGCCAATGGATGAATTATAGTCTCCACACATTCCGAGATCGGATATATAACCAGTTCCTCCATCAAGAATCTGTGCGTCGGCAGTAGGAATGTGTGTGTGAGTGCCCACTACAAGGCTAGCACGACCATCGACAAAATGTGCAAAACATTGTTTTTCACTCGTTGTTTCGGCATGAAAATCAAAAACTATAACATCTGCTTGTTCTTTTAAGGGGCACGTTTCTAAAATTTTATCAGAGGTTTTAAATGGGTCATCCAATAGAGGATTCATAAAAACTCTTCCCATGATATTAGCGACTAAGATATTTGCTCCATTTTTAGTTTGATACAATCCTGATCCATTCCCTGGAGTGTCAAGAGGATAATTTGCCGGTCGTAGTAATTGAGGGTGACGTTGAGAAAATACAAGTGCCTCTTTTTTATCCCAAGTATGGTTTCCTGTGGTTACTACATCTATTCCAATTTCCATCATTTCAAAAAATATTTTTTCTGTAATGCCAAAGCCGCCAGCGCTGTTTTCTCCATTAGCTATTACGAAATCAAGTTTAAAATCTTTAATTAAGCGTGGTAGTGTTTCGTATACAATTGATCTACCTGTTTTCCCAACTATGTCACCAAGGAATAAAAGTCTCATGCTTTCTCCGTATACTCCGCACTAAATTGATGAAATCTACTTTCTGTCAAGATTGCATGTAGACGGATATCGGTAGATTCCGCTCTAATGCATGGGGTTTCCTGAATATTGAATGCAACGCCCACGAGATAAGAATTTTTCCCTTCAAGTCGTGCACCAGCTATAGCACGATCATAATATCCTCTTCCATATCCTATACGATTTCCCTGAGAATCAAACGCAAGGAGTGGCATTAGTATGATATCAGGATTAATTTCACGATAATATGATGGTGGTGATAGAGTGCCAAAGGACGATTTTACAAGATTTTTGGGATTTTCATATTGGCGAAAAACCATTTTATTCCCCGTAATTGCTGGGAGACAAAACGAGAATTCCCTGTCCTTTATTTTGTCGATTAGGATATTTACATTAACTTCTGAGTGAATAGGATAAAAAAATGCGATTTTCATGCCTTTTTTAAACGGAATTTCTTTCGCGCCGATATTAGCTAGAGCGACGCTTTTCTCGTGACGGGATTCGTAAGAAAGATTATCGCGCATGGTTTTTTTTTCTTTGCGGATCAAGTTCTTCTGTTCTTGTAAGGTCATGTAACATCCTTATTGATACATGGCTATTATTTTAGATAACAAAAAATGTAGATTTTCATCGTTTTTTCTATCAAGATAAACGATTTGGATGAGAAGTTAAAGTATCTGGATGAATATTTTGTTATATGAGAAAAACTGTTTAGTTTATATAATATAGTAAATTATACCTTATTCACATGATGCGATTAGCACTTCATTGATTTGAGTTTTTTAAATGTTTCCCTATTTCAAATATTGCAAAAAATAGCAGGGCATATTTCAGTGAATAAGTTTAAGGGCATTAATCATCTTGGTAATAATTACATTATTTTTTTGCTGTTTTTATTGAGCAAAGTATTTTATTGAGTTAGTGTGGATTTTGAATATTCAGTGAAGCGAGAGAGGTATATCTTTTCTCATATCAGTGATTGGATAGTTGAACAGTTTCAAGAGATCAAAGTATTTCATCATGGAGAAATGTTGTATTGATAAAGTATGATTATGACTATAAAAGGATGGCAAATGCTGTTAGATTCTTATCAATAGATGCTATAGAGAATGTCAATTCTGGACATCCTGGTTTGCCGATGGGAATGGCAGATGTTATCACTGTTCTTTTTACAGAATTTATGACTTTTGATCCTAAACATCCGTTTTGGCCAAATCGGGATCGTTTTGTTTTGTCAGCAGGGCATGGATCTATACTATACTACTCTTTACTCTATCTTCTAGGTTATCAAGATATAACAATTGATGATATAAAAAGATTTCGAACAATTGGCTCTAAAGCAGCAGGTCATCCCGAATATGGTTTTTTTTCTGGTGTCGAAGCAACGACTGGTCCTTTGGGGCAAGGAATTGCCAATGCTGTTGGGATGGCTATTGCAGAGCGTAAATTAAGGGATGAATTTGGTGGTTTGTTAATCGATCATCACACCTATGTATTGGTTGGTGATGGTTGTTTAATGGAAGGTATAAGCCAAGAAGCAATTTCGTTAGCAGGACATCTTGGATTAAGTAAATTAATTGTGCTTTGGGATAATAATGGTATTTCGATAGATGGTTCTATTTCTTTTGCAGACTCTACGGATCAACATGCTAGATTTCGTGCTTCTGGATGGAATACGATTTCTGTTAATGGACATGATCATCAAGCTGTAATATCTGCTCTTAGAGAATCTCAGAAATCCGACAAACCAACGATGATTGCTTGTGAAACAATTATTGGTTTTGGATCTCCTGGTAAAGCAGGGACAAATAAAGTACATGGCTCTGCGTTGGGCCCAGAAGAAACAAAAGCTACTCGTAAAGCATTGAATTGGGATTTAGATCCCTTTTGTATTCCTGATGATATAATGCAAAAATGGCGCTTAGCCGGATTACGTTCTTCTAAATCAAGAGAAGATTGGCAAGGACGATTTTATTCCGTTGATCGTAGTGTTCAGAAAGAGTTTGAACGACGATTTTCAGATGAACTCCCTGATTGTTTTGATAATACCTTTATGAATTTGAAGAAAAAAATTGAACATTCTAAGCCTGCAATTGCTACTAGAAAATCTTCTGAACTTGTTTTAGAGGAGGTGAATGATTGTTTGCCAGAACTCATAGGAGGATCAGCAGATCTTACTGGTTCTAATGGCACGAAAACTAGTCAAATGAAATCCATTTCGAGTAGTGATTTTTCAGGCCGTTATTTGCATTATGGTATTCGTGAGCACGCAATGGCTGCTATGATGAATGGGATAGCATTGCACAAGGGATTGATCCCATATTCAGGAACATTCATGGTATTTTCTGATTATAGTCGTCCTGCAATAAGATTAGCATCTTTGATGGGGATTAGGGTAATTCATGTTTTGACGCATGATTCTATAGGGGTAGGAGAAGATGGTCCTACACATCAACCTGTAGAACATTTAGCAGCATTAAGAGCTATTCCTAATCTTTTAGTCTTTAGACCCGCAGATTCAGTAGAGACACTGGAATGTTGGCAAAAAGCTCTTAAGGAAAAGAGTCGTCCATCTGTGATATCGTTGTCCAGACAAAATTTGCCGTTTCTTCGTGAAAAATCTGAAGAAGAAAATTTATGTTCTTTCGGGGCGTATAACTATATAAATTGTCCTAATGCACAGGTTACCATTTTTTCTTCAGGTTCTGAATTAAAAATTGCCGCAGAAGCATGTAAATTATTGTCAAATCGTAATATTTCTACTCGTGTGGTATCAGTTTCTTGTTTTGAATTGTTTTTTGAGCAATCAGATAGGTATCGTGAGCAGATTATAGGATCATCTCCGATTAAGATCGCAGTTGAGGCAGGCATACGTCAAGGGTGGGATGCTTTTATCGGATCTGATGGTTTTTTCGTTGGGATGAAGGGTTTTGGAGCATCAGGATCTTGTGATATGCTTTATCAACATTTTGGCATCGATGCTGTCACAATTGTTGATATAGTAGAAAAAAAAATATCAAGGTAATTTTTTAATTTTTCTAGATGTTTCTTTATATTATGGGGAAGGGAAGAATGGTTCGTAAAGTTGCTATAAATGGTTTTGGTCGTATTGGACGATGTATTCTTCGTTCCGCAGTTGAATCAGGACGAGATGATATTAGGATTACGGCGATTAATGATCTTAATCCTATAGAGAAGATTGCTCATTTGTTGCGATATGATTCGGTGCATGGAAGATTTCCAAGAGAGGTAAAAGTTATAGGTGATGTCATAGATGTTGGTTTAGGGCCTATAAAGGTAACTAACATTCGTGATCCACATGATTTACCATGGGATGATGTTGATGTGGCTATGGAGTGTACTGGTTTTTTTGTAACTAAAGATCAAGCTTCTATACATTTATCGAATGGTTCTAAGCGTGTTTTGGTATCTGCGCCATGTAAAGGAATAGAAAAAACTATTGTTTATGGTGTAAATCACCAATCATTAAATAAAGATGATTTTGTTGTTTCAAACGCTTCTTGTACCACTAATTGTTTAGTGCCACTGGTTCATGTTATAGATAAAAAATTTGGGATTGAAAAAGGTTATATGACGACTGTTCATTCCTATACAGGTGATCAGCATATTTTAGATGCAGGACATAGTGATCTTTATCGTGCACGATCAGCAGCTATATCAATGATCCCCACATCTACTGGCGCGGCTAAAGCGGTAGAGTTAGTTTTGCCAAATCTTAAAGGTAAGTTAGATGGTTCATCTATTCGAGTTCCTACGCCTAATGTATCTCTAGTGGATTTAACATGTGTAGTAAGTCGTAGTGTGAGTGTTGATGAAATTAATGTAGCGATGAAATCTTTCTCCGAAGGAGAGTTAAAAAATATTTTAGGCTATGTTTCTCAGCCATTGGTGTCTATAGATTTTAATCATACTACCTATTCATCTATATTTGCTGCTGATCAGACGAAGGTGGTTTCTAATAATCTTCTTCGTGTTATGTCTTGGTACGATAATGAATGGGGTTTTTCTAATCGCATGTTGGATACATCGTCTGTAATGGCGAATCTTTCGTAGAAGGTAGTTGTTATCGGAGTTATACTTTTTGTATTTAAAAGAAAGATATGGGAGGATTATGTTCTATCGCCTCAGTGATTATGTGGATTCGGTTTTGAGTGGAAAGGTAGAATGATGATTCGTCTTAGAACCATGGATGATCTTGGGGATATAAGGGGACTTTGTTGTTTATTACGTGTTGATTGGAATGTTCCATTTATAGGATCAAAGGTTGCAGATACTACGCGTATCGAGCGTGTAATCCCTACGATTCTTGAGCTTATAGAAAAGAAAGCAAAAATTGTTATTCTTTCTCATTTAGGGCGTCCGCGGAATAAATTAGATCAAGAGTTTTCTTTATCTCGCGTGATTTCTACAGCAGAATCAATCCTTAATAAAAAGATACTTTTTGTGCAGGATTGCATAGGTACTTCATTATCTCAATCAATTGCTTCTCTATCAGAAGGAAGTATTATTCTTGCAGAAAATGTTCGTTTTTATTCAGAAGAGGAGAAAA encodes the following:
- the tkt gene encoding transketolase: MANAVRFLSIDAIENVNSGHPGLPMGMADVITVLFTEFMTFDPKHPFWPNRDRFVLSAGHGSILYYSLLYLLGYQDITIDDIKRFRTIGSKAAGHPEYGFFSGVEATTGPLGQGIANAVGMAIAERKLRDEFGGLLIDHHTYVLVGDGCLMEGISQEAISLAGHLGLSKLIVLWDNNGISIDGSISFADSTDQHARFRASGWNTISVNGHDHQAVISALRESQKSDKPTMIACETIIGFGSPGKAGTNKVHGSALGPEETKATRKALNWDLDPFCIPDDIMQKWRLAGLRSSKSREDWQGRFYSVDRSVQKEFERRFSDELPDCFDNTFMNLKKKIEHSKPAIATRKSSELVLEEVNDCLPELIGGSADLTGSNGTKTSQMKSISSSDFSGRYLHYGIREHAMAAMMNGIALHKGLIPYSGTFMVFSDYSRPAIRLASLMGIRVIHVLTHDSIGVGEDGPTHQPVEHLAALRAIPNLLVFRPADSVETLECWQKALKEKSRPSVISLSRQNLPFLREKSEEENLCSFGAYNYINCPNAQVTIFSSGSELKIAAEACKLLSNRNISTRVVSVSCFELFFEQSDRYREQIIGSSPIKIAVEAGIRQGWDAFIGSDGFFVGMKGFGASGSCDMLYQHFGIDAVTIVDIVEKKISR
- the gap gene encoding type I glyceraldehyde-3-phosphate dehydrogenase, which gives rise to MVRKVAINGFGRIGRCILRSAVESGRDDIRITAINDLNPIEKIAHLLRYDSVHGRFPREVKVIGDVIDVGLGPIKVTNIRDPHDLPWDDVDVAMECTGFFVTKDQASIHLSNGSKRVLVSAPCKGIEKTIVYGVNHQSLNKDDFVVSNASCTTNCLVPLVHVIDKKFGIEKGYMTTVHSYTGDQHILDAGHSDLYRARSAAISMIPTSTGAAKAVELVLPNLKGKLDGSSIRVPTPNVSLVDLTCVVSRSVSVDEINVAMKSFSEGELKNILGYVSQPLVSIDFNHTTYSSIFAADQTKVVSNNLLRVMSWYDNEWGFSNRMLDTSSVMANLS